ataactttacctgtttcaaagctcttttcaaaatgtccgctctagtgcattgatagtgtaaggattattgcccacgttgttaaacaggtaacacagcaagaacaatccatgatgtggtacagaacagaaaagccagagcacttcatgtaatgtttttttatatatatatttttaaatcgctcttcctgtagtgatttagaggacagatctctaaccccagtgcactagagcggccttTTGAAAAGAgccttgaaacagactttaaacttataagtgtaaaaagttgtcatgatATTACAGGTCCATTATTTAAACCATTGTAGCAaagtataacgctatattttttcagaatccagctacttactctttaaggaatgaaaataaacatCTTGCACTGCgatgcaaataatacatttataattaagtGTATTTACGTAGAAAAGCTCAAGTAACTGAAGTCAAGAAGAAACACAACGTTAATTGATTTCACtacaaaaaggttttaaaatgatcattttcTTCTCTCAAGGCCTGACACTCGCTTTCTAAAGATCGGATATAGTCTCTACAATGTTCACTTTCACACACCCTCGCCTTTACTTCTTGCACAGGAGGTACAGGGTCTTGTAACTCCTGCTGTGTAGCTGACAGATCCAGGAGCCCTGCCGCTGCTTCACTCTCCTCCTCTGGCCTCTTCCTCTTCTTGTCCTGCCTACCCTCAAACCTCTCCATGTCTCTGGCCCTCTTATTCTTCCTAGTAGAAGGTGTATGGTTGAAGATAGATGGCACATAGTCAGGGGACAGGGGGTTATCAGACTTCTTCCCTGCAAAAGGTAGAGACAGTACTTATTTTCAGTTTGTAgatatacaaaatgtaattagcTGAGAAATATCAGTTTTTATGTTGAATTAAATGTAAGCATTATATCCAACAAATTACACAAATTTCTCATACTAAAGCTATTTCTGTTTACATCACGTACAAATGACCCCAAAACAGCAGCATAGGCGGTTCTCAGTTTATCATGGGGGTTTTTGTCCCTGTATGAAGGGTGGGGGTgtcggggtggggtgggggtaattcgtttacatacattttaataataataataataataataataataataataataataacaatgtaagtCCGTTACTAACTACCAATATATTGCTGCTACTAACCTTTTATAAAGTGCTCACTACACAAACGTGTGTactgagttggagtccagtcgGTCTTCGATTTTGGGTTCCGTGAATCCGTTTTTGCTACTCTGTTAATGGCTGAAATCCACTTTGCCCTCCTGTCTGGCTCAGCAGGAATCCTGTAGAAGGATACTCGGAATTGCTTTCCTCTTCTGTTGGTGCacccaacagcacaacacacatctgGCATTGGAAAAGCGAAAGTGTAACGACCGCTCTTCGTTAATGGTCTGCCCGCCAATGCTTTTTGACCTCCAGTATGGCCGCGCCGTGCTGTGAAAACGTCACATGAAAAACCTCAATTGACGATGAGTGGTGTTGAATAATGGAAATTGTTTTCGCATTCAGTTTTCctaaagagattttaaaaattGACCAGAAAAAATCCATCatagcagcaaaaaaataaaaaataaactggaggAAGTTAAATATGAAGCCAGCATGTTGTTCACATGCGTGACGGGAGTTGTAGTTTTcttctgcatttctgctgattggaaacacctttccGCGTATACCGGATAAACaactattcccagaagacactacgCGGGTAGCGTTAGTAAAGTGAGATATAGTGTCAAAGTTTCATATTATGATAGGGTGCGTTGTTAAGTTCACCGCTGCATGAAACGATGTAAAGCGgattcaccaaactgttgttaaattcacccgGAGTTTTTCAacgaactgttgttaaattcacagtTGCATCAGCCGGGCTGGGAGTCGGTGAACTGCAGCAAGACCGAAATGGCCCCTCCCACTGTGGAAGTTTGTCTTGTATTGTACAGAGATACTATTAACAGTGTAATTGAGACGCAAcatcttttgaaaataattatggagttgtgtattttttaataaatatacaataaacgtactgataaacaatatcacatttgCCTACGAATCCAGAGTAGCCGACTGAGTTGGTGATGTACAAGAATTTGATGGAGATTAGATTTTTTGTCGTGTGTATTATTTGTCCTTCTAtacttaaaacaaatatgttacaaagTTGCGAAAAGTGAGCGAACTGCATTTGAAAGTGTAgccatatattaatatttatacagCTGCACGCTAGctgctgtttatattttaatgtaacaacaaGCTAGCTCCTAAAATTAGTCGGTTAAATATAACTAAACCTTCGTCCCAATAAGCCTTCAGCTCGCATAAGTCAACCACAGCCTTGCACGCCGCAGCAGCAGCCTTTCTATATTATTATCAGCTATGTTGATTCACCACACTGTTGTTAAATTCCCCGCTCCCATCGATGTTTTTAACAACGCACCCATAGCACTTGCTTTCTCTGAGAACAGGTGTTGGCGTTGTTCATTTGAATATCTTGTTAAATCTGACTGTTTCTGTGCGTTGCACCAAACAGGAACTGGGACCACAGGTTATATCAATATACACGCTCGCCGTCAGCAACACGATTTAGCAGAAATAAagttttttaattcaaaataaaaatggctGCCCTAACGACCACAGCGTCCAATGATACCTTCCAGGTAAACAGtcaaatatttaacttttttttttttttttttttttttttaattaaaacgtaGTTCAATACAGTGTTTAATGATACAGCTTAAAACTGAAgcgtatttttttatttttttttgtaaatattttgacTGGTGCACGATGATTTGGTATAAAATCAAATATGAGTTTATAGATCAAGTAGCTGCTAGGTACTGTTGTGTTGTGTAAATTAGTCGGTCAAATACAAGTTGGTGGGTCTCTTGTCTCTGCACAGTTGCATTTATAAACGTAGTTAACATACACTCCAACATTTGTGATGAAAATGGCTCCACTTGTGTGGAATTAAGAGAGCAAGCGACTCGTAGTGTGGTAGTGAACGACCTTCTTCTTCCAAGTGTGTCTGACACGATATGCCCCCCtaagtttttaaatgttaactttaaaatatgcaatttcCTGCAACCTAGAATGCACGTTTTTACATTTAGATACAACAAAAGTCTGTGTGTTTCATTATGCCTCACAAAATCTCACTAACAAATTCCATCATGCTGAGCCTTTCCTGTCTTCTTAACTCTGTGCCCAATTGCACTGTCCTGGCCCACGCTTGATTTGTTTTTGAAGCAGGTGGTATAATTGACTTGCTCCAAAAAGAGGGGAGGGGGTATTGGACATTTAcgtgttttatactgtatatttaataacagtatttcaaaattaaatattaacataTCAACTATGAATGCTTCGCTACAACATTTTCATCACAGTATCCAATTCTAAAATCTGttacataatgtgtgtgtgtgtgtgtgtgtgtgtgtgtgtgtgtgtgtgtgtgtgtgtgtatatatatatatatatatatatatatatagtgagttGAGTCATTTGCACTTTGATCGTTATAACCCATTTCTCTCACAGgtgcttactttttttctttggtggAGTAGGCCTTATAGGGTACTCCTTCCTTTACCAATGTATCACTGTCAGTGTCACTTCAACTTTTAGTTAACCATTTcgcatatacaaagaaaacactgaaattaaaatattctgcgaattgtattttgtttgctgtcataagaacataagaaagtttacaaacaagaggaggccattcggcccatcttgctcgtttggttgttagtagcttattgatcccagaatctcatcaagcatcttcttgaaggatctcagggtgtcagcttcaacaacattacaaaagCAGTGCAGTGTTAGGCTGTTGGGGAACATGTGATGTGAGTGTAAAAAGTCATATGACAGTGGGATTATACAGTTTTGTCTTAGATTGGCTATCCTATGTGTCAGTCATTCTGGGGctgtgtaaggcattgcaaaatgatGCGGCAGGGGCAGGGCTTTGCTCCAAACAGACATGCTGTGGTTTGACTGTGGTGCTAaaccatacatgccaacagtccctatatggtcgggacagtcccgatttcctagcaaatgtcctgctTCCAGacgcataggaagaaagtcccgatatttacccgtagaaaaaaatgcatttattctgcacagtatgTAGtaaaaaccacacgctgtgctcatGCTCTTTGTGCGgatgacacatctgctgatcactaacttatacaaaggcaagaacgcttcattgtgtctatttttacggtcatgatggtcgtgtggtgttgagttgggggatatgtctattatatgatcagcgtcccgctgaacagtttccaaatgtatGCAAGTATGCTAAACtttaagattgcactgtgtctaggaaTCCAGGACAAATTCCGTCCCAGAGGCATTTAGTCCAGGACTGGTACTTGCTCTTATATTTAGGGATTGTCCCAACCAATTAGGGacagtagtgatctacagtaacgttgcaagacatacagaagagcttacctccatcgctgtgtaaaacccCTGCTGGTTattgctttacgtgatctgcttcAGACACATTTATCCTTTTTAATTTCCCGCCTAGATtacatatagtcacatgacaatcactgcacagcactatgtgtattacactatttgtattttttttgtatgaaatacaaatagtaattataaaaatgtgtttttgtttcttaaggatattgtaaaaaatgtgttattgggcaaatttcacgatttccacaCAGCCCATGAAATCatgatttacacagggccttagtcATAGGGTGCAGGAATTAAATGACGTTACTTTAAAACTAAGTAACTCAGGGATAATTACTGATCTAAATGGGTGAGGAAGGCAATGGCTGAActgccttaaaaataaatacatttaaattaatattaaggTTATGAATGCTAGAAGTTTCAATGCCTGGCGCCAGCAAGAGTTACACCCTAAAAATTTTTCTCTtcaggggtccccgagtggctcatcctgTTAAAGCGCTGCCGCGGGgagcgcagggtgagtcatacagcttggacggCGCTGGTtcatgtccaggctgtgcaaagaggctgagcTTTGCTGGGGACTTTGAAGGgggcattgcattggctctgacgctcccaggggtggggatgggaaaccggcagggacgtcacgcaacagcgaaccctactggccagacaccgagcattcagagtggataagaagcagggctgatctctatACAGGATGgatagcccgcccacctctgctctagaTTGATTGCTCAGTGTAAAAACGTCTTTAGGCTTGctagatcggaggacgctcataCAATTGTGCTGTGTGGGGTCTCGCTGCGCTgaagagtggaaaaaaaaataaactgtacatttcaaattgagggaaaaaataaaaaaaattggtcaCTTCTAAATGGGgggaaccaaaacaaaaaaaaaaaaaaaccctgtgtgtAATAATGTTAAGAATTCTTATCTTCCGAGCAGTAATGGAACAAGCAATGAATGTGGTTCTATAATATACAAATTCTGTAATAACAGAATATCTTTGAATGGACTGTCTCTAACAATATCTTTGCTTTCTAGTAActatctgtctagaacaggcagtaCCATGGGGATGTGAAGCTAGCACCCTCATGCCTCTAGTGGCCTGGCGGGGctatgcaggaaaaaaaaagcttcagataAAGCTCAACATTCAGTAGACACATCAATTTGTGGGGATTTGGTACCAAAGTTAGAAATGAGGTATTGTACCGGTTAAATCGGCACAGTTGGAAGGTGTGAGTTAACTGATACATTCTAAAAAGGGAATCGTAAAAAGTCAATTTGTATAAGAATTAGCAAGCCTATACTTCTGGTTACGTTTTATGTTATATTATCCTTACCTTTTCATTCTGGGATTCTTCCATATATTATTGTGAATATGAATTACTGTAAACTTAATAAAGCTTTGATTAGTCAATCGTGAAAAGTCGTTTAATTGTGGTGACATTTAAACAGCTGAATATTTCAATCCAAATTGTCAATGTATTTATCTGTTTTACCTGTATCCACTTTTATCTGTTGGAGGATGATGACGCTTTCCAGCCCGCTGGCC
The sequence above is a segment of the Polyodon spathula isolate WHYD16114869_AA chromosome 2, ASM1765450v1, whole genome shotgun sequence genome. Coding sequences within it:
- the LOC121328489 gene encoding THAP domain-containing protein 1-like; this encodes MPDVCCAVGCTNRRGKQFRVSFYRIPAEPDRRAKWISAINRVAKTDSRNPKSKTDWTPTQYTRLCSEHFIKGKKSDNPLSPDYVPSIFNHTPSTRKNKRARDMERFEGRQDKKRKRPEEESEAAAGLLDLSATQQELQDPVPPVQEVKARVCESEHCRDYIRSLESECQALREENDHFKTFL